One Streptomyces sp. V4I8 genomic window carries:
- a CDS encoding serine hydrolase, which translates to MTEGRSGLTRRQFTKATVALGGALALAPLPAGPAAASSGRGPRPSTLRHGSPERAGLLPGPLRRLVTDAEAFLGPSPAHPWYAGAVLLAGRGGTVALHEPIGMAVRYRAYDEKTDTGIEFPADQQIPMAEDTVFDLASVSKLFTSILAVQQIERGALGLEATVASYLPDFGSAGKQDITVRQLLTHTSGFRAWIPLYAARTYEEKLQLIWNEAPLNPPGTKYLYSDLNLISLQLVLEKITGRGLDTLLHDEITGPLGMRRTRYNPPADWKPKIAATEDARKPWSGLDRGLIWGEVHDENAFSLGGVAGHAGVFSHAWDLAVLGRTLLNGGAYGGCRILEPESVDLMFTDFNTVFPGDEHGLGFELYQHWYMGAMATPRTAGHTGFTGTSLVLDPTTDSFLVVLGNSVHPVRSWRSGSVPRAAAADNMARAVPVRPRHGRTAWFSGMATATTATLALPALDTSAGDAGLRCALWWDTEPRSDLLALEATTDGGATWQPLPFTTSRRGEQPQDHPTGTVTGWSGRVWHRLTARLPADRQLVLRWRYTTDRLYVGRGAYVCGLRVETAGTVLFDEARPADAARITANGWTASAD; encoded by the coding sequence ATGACCGAAGGCAGAAGCGGACTGACCAGACGTCAATTCACCAAGGCCACAGTGGCCTTGGGCGGCGCCCTGGCCCTCGCCCCCTTGCCGGCCGGACCGGCGGCCGCCTCCTCCGGCCGGGGCCCACGCCCCAGCACCCTGCGCCACGGCTCCCCCGAGCGCGCCGGTCTGCTCCCCGGGCCCCTGCGCCGCCTGGTCACCGACGCCGAGGCGTTCCTCGGCCCGTCCCCCGCGCACCCCTGGTACGCGGGCGCCGTTCTGCTCGCCGGGCGGGGCGGCACCGTGGCCCTGCACGAGCCGATCGGCATGGCGGTGCGCTACCGGGCGTACGACGAGAAAACCGACACCGGCATCGAGTTCCCGGCCGACCAGCAGATCCCGATGGCCGAGGACACCGTCTTCGACCTGGCCTCGGTGTCCAAGCTGTTCACCTCGATCCTCGCCGTGCAGCAGATCGAGCGGGGTGCGCTGGGGCTGGAGGCGACGGTCGCCTCGTATCTCCCGGACTTCGGCAGCGCGGGCAAGCAGGACATCACCGTCCGTCAGCTCCTCACGCATACCTCGGGGTTCCGCGCCTGGATCCCGCTGTACGCCGCGCGGACGTACGAGGAGAAGCTCCAACTCATCTGGAACGAGGCGCCGCTGAACCCTCCGGGCACCAAGTACCTCTACTCGGACCTGAACCTGATCTCCCTCCAGCTGGTCCTGGAGAAGATCACCGGCCGGGGACTGGACACCCTCCTCCACGACGAGATCACCGGCCCGCTCGGCATGCGCAGGACCCGCTACAACCCGCCCGCCGACTGGAAACCGAAGATCGCGGCCACCGAGGACGCCCGCAAGCCCTGGTCCGGCCTGGACCGTGGGCTCATATGGGGCGAGGTGCACGACGAGAACGCGTTCAGCCTCGGCGGGGTCGCCGGCCACGCGGGCGTGTTCTCCCACGCCTGGGACCTCGCGGTCCTCGGCCGGACGCTGCTCAACGGCGGCGCCTACGGCGGATGCCGCATCCTGGAGCCGGAGTCGGTGGACCTGATGTTCACCGACTTCAACACCGTCTTCCCGGGCGACGAACACGGCCTCGGCTTCGAGCTCTACCAGCACTGGTACATGGGCGCGATGGCCACCCCGCGCACCGCCGGGCACACCGGCTTCACCGGCACCTCCCTGGTGCTGGACCCGACGACCGACTCCTTCCTCGTCGTCCTCGGCAACTCCGTTCACCCGGTGCGCAGTTGGCGCTCCGGCTCCGTGCCGAGGGCCGCCGCCGCCGACAACATGGCCCGCGCCGTACCGGTCCGCCCACGCCACGGCCGTACGGCATGGTTCTCAGGCATGGCGACCGCCACGACCGCGACACTCGCGCTGCCCGCCCTCGACACGTCCGCCGGCGACGCGGGGCTGCGCTGCGCCCTGTGGTGGGACACCGAACCCCGGTCGGACCTCCTCGCCCTTGAGGCCACGACGGACGGCGGGGCGACCTGGCAGCCGCTCCCCTTCACCACCAGCCGCCGCGGCGAGCAGCCCCAGGACCATCCGACCGGCACGGTCACCGGCTGGTCGGGGCGCGTCTGGCACCGTCTCACGGCGCGGCTCCCCGCGGACCGGCAGCTGGTACTGCGCTGGCGGTACACGACCGACCGGCTGTACGTGGGCCGGGGCGCGTACGTCTGCGGCCTCCGTGTCGAGACGGCGGGCACCGTCCTCTTCGACGAGGCCCGACCGGCGGACGCGGCCCGGATCACGGCGAACGGCTGGACGGCCTCCGCCGACTGA
- a CDS encoding nitronate monooxygenase: MQTELSKKLGVEHAIFGFTPFPAVAAAISRAGGLGVLGAVRYTAPDDLKRDLDWVEAHVDGRPYGLDVVMPAKKVEGVTEADVEAMIPEGHRQFVKDTLAKYGVPELAEGEASGWRITGWMEQVARTQLDVAFDYPIKLLANALGSPPADIVDRAHDRDVLVAALAGSARHARKHKEAGIDIVVAQGYEAGGHTGDIASMVLTPEVVEAVDPLPVLAAGGIGSGPQVAAALSLGAQGVWLGSIWLTTTEADLHSTALTAKLLAAGSGDTVRSRALTGKPARQLRTEWTDAWDDPNGPGTLPMPLQGLLVAEAVSRMQKYEVEPLLGTPVGQIVGRMNSERTVQAVFDDLTRGFERSVDRINRIAGRSGQ, encoded by the coding sequence ATGCAGACGGAGCTGAGCAAGAAACTGGGAGTCGAGCACGCCATCTTCGGCTTCACGCCGTTCCCCGCCGTCGCAGCGGCCATCAGCCGGGCCGGCGGCCTCGGAGTGCTCGGCGCGGTCCGCTACACCGCCCCCGACGACCTCAAACGCGACCTCGACTGGGTCGAGGCACACGTCGACGGCAGGCCCTACGGCCTGGACGTCGTCATGCCCGCGAAGAAGGTCGAGGGCGTCACCGAAGCCGACGTCGAGGCGATGATCCCGGAAGGGCACCGGCAGTTCGTCAAGGACACCCTCGCCAAGTACGGCGTACCCGAGCTGGCCGAGGGGGAGGCGTCCGGCTGGCGGATCACCGGGTGGATGGAACAGGTGGCCCGCACCCAGCTCGACGTCGCCTTCGACTATCCGATCAAGCTGCTCGCCAACGCCCTCGGCTCACCGCCCGCGGACATCGTGGACCGCGCCCATGACCGGGACGTGCTCGTCGCCGCCCTCGCGGGCAGCGCCCGGCACGCCCGCAAGCACAAGGAGGCGGGCATCGACATCGTGGTGGCCCAGGGCTACGAGGCGGGCGGCCACACCGGTGACATTGCCTCCATGGTGCTCACCCCGGAAGTGGTGGAAGCCGTCGACCCGCTGCCCGTACTGGCGGCCGGAGGGATCGGAAGCGGCCCACAGGTGGCGGCGGCACTCAGCCTCGGCGCCCAAGGTGTGTGGCTGGGCTCCATATGGCTGACCACCACAGAGGCGGATCTGCATTCCACCGCGCTCACCGCCAAACTGCTCGCCGCCGGGTCCGGCGACACCGTCCGCTCCCGCGCCCTCACCGGCAAGCCGGCACGCCAACTGCGCACCGAGTGGACGGACGCCTGGGACGACCCGAACGGACCCGGCACCCTCCCCATGCCACTCCAGGGCCTCCTGGTGGCCGAGGCCGTCTCCCGCATGCAGAAGTACGAGGTCGAGCCGCTGCTCGGCACGCCCGTCGGCCAGATCGTCGGCCGGATGAACAGCGAACGCACTGTCCAGGCCGTCTTCGACGACCTCACCCGTGGCTTCGAGCGGTCCGTCGACCGCATCAACCGCATCGCAGGAAGGAGCGGCCAGTGA
- a CDS encoding phytoene desaturase family protein, with protein MPAHEGHPVHRTYDAVIVGGGHNGLVAAAYLARAGRSVLVLERLDHTGGAAVSTRPFAGVDARLSRYSYLVSLLPKKIVRDLGLDFRVRTRDVSSYTPVERAGRPTGLLVGRGERRTREAFERLTGGEREYAAWQRFYDMTGEVAKRVFPTLTEPLPSRAELRDRVDDEEAWRTLFEEPIGVAIEDRFTDDLVRGVVLTDALIGTFADAHDTSLKQNRCFLYHVIGGGTGAWDVPVGGMGALTDALATAAREAGADIVTGHEAVRIDTDGRTAEITYRTADGEGAVAARHVLVNASPQELAALTGDMPPAPAEGAQLKVNMLLKRLPRLRDTSVDPREAFAGTFHIAEGYGQLATAHAQAAAGELPGAPPSEIYCHSLTDPTILGPDLVAQGYQTLTLFGLHTPARLFAPDNDAVRDELLKSTLAQLDAHLAEPIADCLATDAEGRPCIEAKTPLDLERDLRLPGGNIFHRDLAWPYAQEDTGRWGVETRHANVLLCGAGAVRGGGVSGVPGHNAAMAVLEQSGE; from the coding sequence ATGCCAGCACACGAGGGACACCCGGTACACCGTACGTACGACGCCGTCATCGTCGGCGGAGGCCACAACGGCCTGGTCGCCGCCGCCTACCTGGCCCGGGCCGGACGGTCCGTGCTGGTGCTGGAGCGGCTGGACCACACCGGGGGCGCCGCCGTGTCCACGCGCCCGTTCGCGGGCGTCGACGCCCGGCTCTCCCGCTACTCGTACCTGGTCAGCCTGCTGCCGAAGAAGATCGTCCGGGACCTGGGACTGGACTTCCGGGTCCGCACCCGCGACGTCTCCTCCTACACGCCCGTGGAACGCGCCGGACGGCCGACCGGACTCCTGGTGGGCCGCGGTGAACGGCGCACCCGGGAGGCCTTCGAACGGCTGACCGGCGGCGAACGCGAGTACGCGGCCTGGCAGCGCTTCTACGACATGACCGGCGAGGTCGCCAAGCGGGTGTTCCCGACGCTCACCGAGCCCCTGCCCAGCCGCGCGGAACTACGCGACCGGGTGGACGACGAGGAGGCCTGGCGGACCCTCTTCGAGGAGCCGATCGGCGTCGCCATCGAGGACCGCTTCACGGACGACCTGGTGCGGGGCGTGGTCCTGACGGACGCCCTGATCGGCACGTTCGCCGACGCCCATGACACGTCGCTCAAGCAGAACCGTTGCTTCCTCTACCACGTGATCGGCGGCGGCACCGGCGCCTGGGACGTCCCCGTCGGCGGTATGGGCGCCCTCACCGACGCCCTGGCCACGGCCGCGCGTGAGGCGGGCGCGGACATCGTCACCGGGCACGAGGCGGTACGGATCGACACGGACGGCCGTACCGCGGAGATCACCTACCGGACGGCCGACGGCGAGGGCGCCGTCGCCGCCCGTCACGTCCTGGTGAACGCCTCCCCGCAGGAGCTGGCCGCCCTCACCGGCGACATGCCCCCTGCCCCCGCCGAGGGCGCCCAGCTCAAGGTGAACATGCTGCTCAAGCGTTTGCCGCGGCTGCGCGACACCTCCGTCGACCCGCGCGAGGCCTTCGCCGGCACCTTCCACATCGCCGAGGGCTACGGCCAACTGGCCACCGCCCACGCCCAGGCCGCCGCCGGCGAACTCCCCGGCGCGCCCCCGTCCGAGATCTACTGCCACTCGCTGACCGACCCGACGATCCTCGGCCCCGACCTCGTCGCCCAGGGCTACCAGACCCTCACCCTGTTCGGCCTGCACACTCCGGCGAGGCTTTTCGCACCGGACAACGACGCCGTACGCGACGAACTGCTCAAGTCGACACTCGCCCAACTGGACGCCCACCTCGCCGAGCCGATCGCCGACTGCCTGGCGACGGACGCGGAGGGGCGGCCGTGCATCGAGGCGAAGACCCCACTGGACCTGGAGCGCGACCTGCGCCTCCCCGGCGGCAACATCTTCCACCGCGACCTGGCCTGGCCCTACGCCCAGGAGGACACCGGCCGCTGGGGCGTGGAGACCCGCCACGCGAACGTGCTGCTGTGCGGGGCGGGTGCGGTGCGCGGGGGAGGGGTGAGCGGAGTGCCGGGGCACAACGCGGCGATGGCGGTGCTGGAGCAGTCCGGCGAGTGA
- a CDS encoding acyl-CoA synthetase, with the protein MTSTPPAGFWAQADADPDRTVLVAPDGEEWTAGRLHAAANRLVHGLRAAGMERGDAFAVVLPNSPEFFTAYLAASQAGFYLVPVNHHFVGPEIAWIVADSGAKVLLAHERFAAPARHAADEAGLPGTHRYAIGTVEGFRPYTELLDGQPESPPADRTLGWVMNYTSGTTGRPRGIRRPLPGKTPEESYLGGFLGIFGIRPFGDNVHLVCSPLYHTAVLQFAGASLHIGHRLVLMDKWTPEEMLRLIDTHRCTHTHMVPTQFHRLLALPQDARARHDVSSMRHAIHGAAPCPDHVKRAMLDWWGPCVEEYYAASEGGGAFATAEDWLKKPGTVGKAWPISELAIFDDDGNRLPPGELGTVYLKMNTGGFSYHKDRAKTEKNRIGDFFTVGDLGYLDEDGYLFLRDRKIDMIISGGVNIYPAEIESVLLAHPAVADAAAFGIPHDDWGEEVKAVVEPAPGHEPGPALAATILDHCAGQLAGYKRPKSVDFITEMPRDPNGKLYKRRLRDPYWEGRTRPV; encoded by the coding sequence GTGACGAGCACACCCCCCGCGGGCTTCTGGGCCCAGGCCGACGCCGACCCCGACCGCACGGTCCTCGTCGCCCCCGACGGCGAGGAGTGGACCGCAGGCCGACTGCACGCCGCCGCCAACCGCCTGGTGCACGGCCTGCGCGCGGCCGGGATGGAGCGCGGCGACGCCTTCGCCGTCGTCCTGCCCAACAGCCCCGAGTTCTTCACCGCCTACCTCGCCGCCAGCCAGGCCGGGTTCTACCTCGTCCCGGTCAACCACCACTTCGTCGGCCCCGAGATCGCCTGGATCGTGGCCGACTCCGGCGCCAAGGTGCTCCTCGCCCACGAACGCTTCGCCGCACCCGCGCGTCACGCCGCCGACGAGGCGGGCCTGCCCGGCACCCACCGGTACGCGATCGGCACGGTCGAGGGCTTCCGGCCGTACACCGAACTCCTCGACGGACAACCCGAGTCGCCGCCCGCGGACCGCACGCTCGGCTGGGTCATGAACTACACCTCGGGCACCACCGGCCGCCCCCGCGGCATCCGGCGCCCACTGCCCGGCAAGACACCCGAGGAGTCCTACCTCGGCGGCTTCCTCGGCATCTTCGGCATCAGGCCGTTCGGCGACAACGTGCACCTCGTGTGCTCCCCGCTGTACCACACCGCCGTACTCCAGTTCGCGGGCGCGTCCCTGCACATAGGCCACCGGCTGGTGCTGATGGACAAGTGGACCCCGGAGGAGATGCTCCGCCTGATCGACACCCACCGTTGCACACACACCCATATGGTCCCGACCCAGTTCCACCGACTGCTCGCCCTCCCGCAGGACGCACGGGCCCGCCACGACGTCTCCTCCATGCGGCACGCCATCCACGGCGCCGCCCCCTGCCCCGACCACGTGAAGCGAGCCATGCTCGACTGGTGGGGCCCGTGTGTGGAGGAGTACTACGCCGCCAGCGAGGGCGGCGGCGCCTTCGCGACCGCCGAGGACTGGCTGAAGAAGCCCGGCACGGTCGGCAAGGCCTGGCCGATCAGCGAACTCGCGATCTTCGACGACGACGGCAACCGGCTGCCGCCCGGCGAACTCGGCACCGTCTACCTCAAGATGAACACCGGCGGCTTCTCTTACCACAAGGACCGGGCCAAGACCGAGAAGAACCGCATCGGCGACTTCTTCACGGTCGGCGACCTCGGCTACCTCGACGAGGACGGCTATCTCTTCCTCCGCGACCGCAAGATCGACATGATCATCTCGGGCGGGGTCAACATCTACCCCGCCGAGATCGAGTCCGTCCTGCTCGCCCACCCGGCCGTCGCCGACGCCGCCGCCTTCGGCATCCCGCACGACGACTGGGGCGAGGAGGTCAAGGCCGTCGTCGAACCCGCCCCGGGCCACGAACCGGGCCCCGCCCTCGCCGCCACGATCCTCGACCACTGCGCCGGCCAACTCGCCGGCTACAAGCGGCCCAAGAGCGTCGACTTCATCACCGAGATGCCCCGCGACCCCAACGGCAAGCTGTACAAGAGGCGGTTGCGGGACCCGTACTGGGAGGGGCGCACACGGCCCGTGTGA